In Tsuneonella dongtanensis, a single window of DNA contains:
- the uppS gene encoding polyprenyl diphosphate synthase, translating to MTDGDGVARHVAIIMDGNGRWAKARHMPRALGHQRGVEAVRNLVRSLKDTPIECLTLYAFSTENWRRPEDEVGDLMNLMRKFIRSDLDEFVANDVRLHILGDWRGLAPDIVTMLEDALDKTSGGSRTLAVALNYGSQQEIARAAGKAAAEGAITAEAIERHLDSASLPPLDLLIRTSGEVRLSNFLLWQCAYAEMMFVDTLWPDFTPAHLQQALADFAQRERRYGGR from the coding sequence ATGACGGACGGAGACGGAGTCGCACGTCACGTCGCGATCATCATGGACGGCAACGGACGCTGGGCGAAGGCCCGGCACATGCCGCGCGCGCTCGGGCACCAGCGCGGTGTCGAGGCGGTGCGCAACCTGGTCCGCTCGCTCAAGGACACCCCGATCGAGTGCCTGACGCTCTACGCATTCAGCACCGAGAACTGGCGCCGTCCGGAGGACGAGGTCGGTGACCTGATGAACCTGATGCGGAAATTCATCAGGTCCGACCTTGACGAATTCGTCGCCAACGACGTCAGACTCCACATCCTCGGCGACTGGCGCGGGCTCGCGCCCGACATCGTGACGATGCTCGAAGACGCGTTGGACAAGACATCCGGCGGATCGCGGACGCTGGCCGTGGCGCTGAACTACGGATCGCAGCAGGAGATCGCCCGCGCGGCCGGGAAGGCCGCGGCGGAAGGTGCGATCACGGCCGAGGCGATCGAACGGCATCTCGATAGTGCATCGCTGCCGCCACTGGACCTGCTGATCCGCACCAGCGGAGAAGTGCGGCTGTCGAACTTCCTGCTGTGGCAGTGCGCCTATGCCGAAATGATGTTCGTCGATACGCTCTGGCCAGATTTCACGCCTGCACACCTTCAGCAGGCGCTTGCGGACTTCGCGCAACGGGAGAGACGCTATGGCGGACGCTGA
- a CDS encoding metallophosphoesterase: MRDPVVKRLTVTLPMVEGPRTPGRIVLLTDIHVAGPDMPPARLARIVRQVNALKPDLVVLAGDFVSDKRTATRHYSTRQTVAPLAYLDRQAIKLAVPGNHDHWRDVEELERELARVSIGVLRNDVVNVGGLLVAGLDDDYTGQADVRKVTRKFTAMGRGGLVLSHSPDTFPRLPGSTGLMLAGHTHCGQIGWPWGGSPAPMSEYGQRYACGAVRENGNTLVTSAGLGTSVLPFRLFTQPEIWLIEVRPAPTKTAAGSLRRP; encoded by the coding sequence ATGCGCGATCCTGTCGTGAAACGGCTGACGGTCACGCTGCCGATGGTGGAAGGCCCGCGAACGCCCGGCCGGATCGTCCTGTTGACCGACATCCACGTCGCAGGGCCCGACATGCCGCCTGCGCGGCTCGCGCGGATCGTGCGACAGGTGAATGCGCTGAAACCGGACCTGGTGGTCCTTGCCGGCGATTTCGTGAGCGACAAGCGCACGGCGACGCGCCACTATTCGACCCGCCAGACGGTGGCCCCACTGGCGTATCTCGACCGGCAGGCGATCAAGCTCGCGGTGCCCGGCAACCACGACCACTGGCGCGATGTCGAGGAACTGGAGCGCGAACTGGCGCGGGTGAGCATCGGCGTGCTCCGGAACGATGTGGTCAACGTCGGCGGGCTGCTCGTCGCGGGGCTCGACGACGATTACACCGGCCAAGCCGACGTGAGAAAGGTCACACGCAAGTTCACGGCCATGGGGCGCGGCGGGCTCGTACTGAGCCATAGCCCCGACACATTTCCCCGTCTTCCCGGGTCAACCGGTCTCATGCTCGCCGGTCATACCCACTGTGGGCAGATCGGGTGGCCTTGGGGCGGGTCGCCCGCGCCGATGTCCGAGTATGGCCAGCGCTATGCCTGCGGCGCCGTGCGAGAGAACGGGAACACGCTCGTGACCAGCGCGGGCCTCGGCACCAGCGTGCTACCCTTCCGCCTGTTCACTCAGCCCGAGATCTGGCTGATCGAAGTGCGGCCCGCGCCAACGAAAACGGCCGCCGGATCGCTCCGGCGGCCGTAA
- the pyrH gene encoding UMP kinase, whose amino-acid sequence MATPRYKRVLLKLSGEVLMGGQQFGIDPSFVAELAKEVKAAKDTGLEVCLVIGGGNIFRGMAGAAQGMDRAQADYMGMLATVMNALAMQSALEQLGVQTRVQSAIEMDQVCEPVIRRRAERHLEKGRVVIFAAGVGAPYFTTDSGAALRAAEMKCDALFKGTSVDGVYDSDPKKNPDAKRFDTVTYDKVLADNLKVMDASAVALCRDNGIPIVVFSIREQGNLAKVLKGEGVQTIVQGS is encoded by the coding sequence GTGGCTACGCCGAGATACAAGCGCGTTCTTTTGAAGCTGTCGGGCGAAGTGCTCATGGGCGGCCAGCAGTTCGGCATCGATCCCTCCTTCGTCGCCGAGCTCGCCAAGGAAGTGAAGGCGGCCAAGGACACCGGCCTCGAGGTCTGCCTGGTCATCGGCGGGGGGAACATCTTCCGCGGCATGGCCGGGGCAGCCCAGGGCATGGACCGCGCGCAGGCCGATTACATGGGCATGCTCGCCACCGTCATGAACGCACTGGCGATGCAGAGCGCGCTGGAGCAGCTGGGCGTCCAGACCCGCGTCCAGTCGGCGATCGAGATGGACCAGGTGTGCGAGCCGGTGATCCGTCGCCGCGCCGAACGGCATCTCGAGAAAGGCCGCGTGGTGATCTTCGCCGCTGGCGTCGGCGCGCCCTATTTCACGACCGACAGCGGAGCGGCGCTGCGGGCCGCGGAAATGAAGTGCGACGCGCTCTTCAAGGGCACCAGCGTGGACGGGGTCTACGACAGCGATCCCAAGAAGAACCCGGATGCAAAGCGTTTCGATACCGTCACTTACGACAAGGTATTGGCAGACAATCTCAAGGTGATGGATGCCTCGGCCGTCGCGCTGTGCCGCGACAACGGGATCCCTATCGTGGTCTTCTCGATCCGCGAACAGGGCAATCTCGCCAAAGTCCTCAAGGGCGAGGGCGTCCAGACGATAGTGCAGGGAAGCTGA
- the frr gene encoding ribosome recycling factor, which translates to MAKYDKADIERRMKGAVESLKGDLSGLRTGRANTSLLDPVVVEVYGAMMPLNQVATVSAPEPRMLSVQVWDKSNLTAVEKGIAKANLGLNPMIDGQTLRLPLPDLTQERRKELAKLAGEYGEKAKIAIRNVRRDGMEALKDDEKKKDISEDDRKRSEDDVQKLTDTHVAETDTVVAAKVKEILSQ; encoded by the coding sequence ATGGCGAAGTACGACAAGGCCGACATCGAGCGGCGGATGAAGGGCGCGGTGGAGAGCCTCAAGGGCGACCTCTCGGGCCTGCGGACCGGGCGCGCGAACACCAGCTTGCTCGATCCGGTGGTGGTCGAGGTCTACGGCGCGATGATGCCGCTCAATCAGGTGGCGACCGTCTCGGCGCCCGAACCGCGCATGCTGAGCGTGCAGGTGTGGGACAAGTCGAACCTCACCGCGGTCGAGAAAGGCATCGCCAAGGCGAATCTCGGCCTCAATCCGATGATCGACGGCCAGACCCTGCGTCTGCCGCTGCCGGACTTGACGCAGGAACGCCGCAAGGAGCTCGCCAAGCTCGCCGGCGAATACGGCGAGAAGGCCAAGATCGCGATCCGCAACGTCCGCCGCGACGGCATGGAAGCGCTGAAGGACGACGAGAAGAAGAAGGACATCTCCGAGGACGACCGCAAGCGGTCGGAGGACGACGTTCAGAAACTCACCGACACCCATGTCGCCGAAACCGACACCGTGGTCGCGGCGAAGGTGAAGGAAATCCTCTCGCAGTGA
- the rseP gene encoding RIP metalloprotease RseP, translating into MIESPPFWFYLVGFVLLLGPLVTVHEFGHYIMGRLFGVGVEAFSVGFGKELVGYTDKRGTRWKLSALPLGGYCQFKGDMNPASIPDADVIAAMTPAERDGSFHHAPLWQRALIVLAGPLTNLIVAVAIFAAFFMMIGKPVQVDPGETNVVQRFAAGSVAEAAGVRVGDRIVAIDGREVSEFRDITEQVLMHPGKAIVLGVERQGERLRIPLTIGSTVETDRFGNASRVGRLGVWSSPIRYEPVGPVEATRLGFTECVNLVRMMLTGIGQILTGERSVDELGGPIKIAKFSGEQLSLGPVAFVGFAALISLNLAFINLLPIPALDGGHLAFYAAEAVRRKPVGPRGQEMAFRAGVAVILALMLFVTVNDLLSLPIFGR; encoded by the coding sequence TTGATCGAATCGCCGCCTTTCTGGTTCTACCTCGTCGGATTCGTCCTGCTGCTCGGCCCGCTCGTGACCGTGCACGAATTCGGCCACTACATTATGGGGCGCCTGTTCGGCGTGGGGGTCGAGGCGTTTTCGGTCGGCTTCGGCAAGGAGCTGGTCGGATATACCGACAAGCGTGGGACACGCTGGAAGCTCTCGGCGTTGCCGCTGGGGGGCTATTGCCAGTTCAAGGGGGACATGAACCCCGCGAGCATCCCCGATGCCGATGTGATCGCGGCCATGACGCCCGCCGAGCGCGACGGCAGCTTCCACCATGCGCCGTTGTGGCAGCGCGCGCTGATCGTGCTCGCCGGACCGCTGACGAACCTGATCGTGGCGGTGGCGATATTCGCCGCGTTCTTCATGATGATCGGCAAGCCGGTGCAGGTCGATCCGGGCGAAACCAACGTGGTGCAGCGGTTCGCCGCAGGCTCGGTTGCGGAGGCGGCGGGGGTTCGCGTGGGCGACCGGATCGTCGCTATCGACGGGCGCGAAGTCAGCGAATTCCGCGACATTACCGAGCAGGTCCTGATGCACCCCGGCAAGGCGATCGTGCTCGGCGTCGAGCGTCAGGGCGAACGTCTGCGCATTCCGCTGACGATCGGCAGCACGGTCGAAACGGACAGATTCGGCAACGCCTCGCGCGTCGGTCGTCTCGGGGTATGGTCCAGCCCTATCCGCTACGAGCCGGTCGGACCGGTCGAGGCGACGCGCCTCGGGTTCACGGAATGCGTCAACCTCGTCCGCATGATGCTGACCGGGATCGGGCAGATCCTGACCGGGGAACGCTCGGTTGACGAGCTCGGCGGGCCGATCAAGATCGCCAAGTTCTCGGGCGAACAGCTCAGCCTGGGCCCTGTCGCCTTCGTCGGCTTCGCCGCGCTGATCTCGCTTAACTTGGCGTTCATCAACCTCTTGCCAATCCCTGCCCTCGACGGCGGGCACCTGGCTTTCTACGCGGCAGAGGCTGTCCGCCGGAAGCCGGTGGGTCCGCGCGGTCAGGAGATGGCGTTCCGTGCCGGCGTGGCGGTAATCCTCGCGCTGATGCTGTTCGTCACGGTCAACGACCTGCTCTCGCTGCCAATTTTCGGGCGGTAG
- a CDS encoding MBL fold metallo-hydrolase, with translation MKRKVSLAAAVVVLLGLVVAFAFQAQIGGWIYDRAVGSRIAAPPLESASGLAVGLCGTGSPMPGSNRAGACTVVLAGSQAIVVDMGEGGAANLTRMGIDPGRIDAVLLTHFHSDHIDGLGPLNLLHWTGVADREPLALHGPPGVERVAEGFNLAYTHDHGYRVAHHGEAIAPPAGGTFRAVPFEMPAGPTVVFRKDGLTVTAFPVDHRPVTPAVGYRFDYKGRSVVISGDTAQSVSLERAARGADLLVHEALQPVMVSSLTRALDKVGRKNTAQITRDILDYHATPEQAAESAQRAGVRHLVLTHIVPPLPSRLFYPAFLRDAEGRFDGPITVGDDGVVFMLPAGSSEVTVR, from the coding sequence ATGAAACGCAAGGTATCGCTTGCAGCAGCGGTCGTCGTTCTTCTGGGCCTGGTGGTGGCCTTTGCCTTTCAGGCGCAAATCGGCGGGTGGATCTACGACCGCGCGGTGGGATCCCGGATCGCGGCACCACCGCTCGAAAGCGCATCGGGGCTTGCGGTCGGCCTGTGCGGAACGGGTTCTCCCATGCCGGGGTCCAACCGCGCCGGAGCGTGCACCGTGGTCCTCGCCGGCTCGCAAGCCATTGTCGTCGATATGGGCGAAGGCGGTGCCGCCAACCTGACCCGCATGGGCATCGATCCCGGGCGCATCGATGCCGTGCTCCTGACCCATTTCCATTCCGACCACATCGATGGCCTCGGACCGCTCAACCTGCTCCACTGGACAGGCGTCGCGGACCGGGAGCCGCTTGCGCTCCATGGGCCTCCCGGCGTGGAGCGCGTGGCGGAGGGCTTCAACCTCGCCTACACCCATGACCATGGCTACCGCGTGGCCCATCATGGCGAGGCGATCGCACCGCCCGCTGGCGGCACTTTCAGGGCCGTGCCGTTCGAGATGCCTGCCGGACCGACGGTCGTTTTCCGGAAGGACGGACTGACCGTGACAGCGTTTCCGGTCGACCACCGACCCGTCACGCCCGCTGTCGGCTATCGCTTCGACTACAAGGGGCGGTCGGTCGTGATCAGCGGCGATACCGCGCAGTCGGTCTCGCTCGAACGCGCCGCCAGGGGCGCAGACCTGCTCGTCCACGAGGCGCTGCAGCCGGTGATGGTGTCGTCGCTGACCCGTGCTCTCGACAAGGTGGGCCGCAAGAACACGGCGCAGATCACCCGCGACATCCTCGATTACCACGCGACGCCCGAGCAGGCGGCCGAGAGCGCGCAGCGCGCAGGCGTCCGGCACCTCGTGCTGACCCACATCGTGCCGCCTCTTCCCAGCCGTCTTTTCTACCCCGCGTTCCTCCGCGATGCAGAGGGCCGGTTCGACGGTCCGATCACGGTAGGCGACGACGGGGTGGTTTTCATGCTCCCCGCCGGCAGCAGCGAAGTAACGGTGCGCTAG
- a CDS encoding phosphatidate cytidylyltransferase: protein MADAEAAPQRKNSDLPVRLASAVVMLALAIGTLVIGGAVFDAFVAIVAFVAFVEFVLLVVGATPFIGYRLAAIIAGAIYFLLAGGVLVGAGDFLIVLIVGVTVFTDTFAYFAGRAIGGPKIAPSISPSKTWAGLVGGMAGAALWVVLWVVSIDGGIVGPRFDLGLALSAENLGGAALTGAGLAVLAQMGDFFESWLKRRAGVKDSSKLIPGHGGVFDRIDGMLPVAIAVGALASAAAN from the coding sequence ATGGCGGACGCTGAGGCCGCGCCGCAACGCAAGAACAGCGACCTGCCGGTGCGGCTGGCATCGGCAGTGGTCATGCTCGCCCTTGCGATCGGCACGCTCGTTATAGGCGGTGCGGTGTTCGATGCTTTCGTGGCGATCGTCGCCTTCGTCGCGTTCGTCGAGTTCGTCCTTCTCGTCGTCGGAGCGACCCCGTTTATCGGCTACCGGCTCGCGGCAATCATTGCGGGCGCGATATATTTCCTGCTGGCCGGCGGTGTCCTGGTCGGCGCGGGCGACTTCCTCATCGTGCTCATCGTCGGGGTGACCGTGTTCACCGATACGTTCGCCTATTTCGCCGGGCGGGCGATCGGCGGACCCAAGATCGCGCCTTCGATCAGTCCTTCGAAGACCTGGGCCGGCCTCGTGGGCGGGATGGCCGGGGCTGCACTGTGGGTGGTCCTGTGGGTCGTCTCAATCGACGGCGGGATCGTCGGGCCGCGCTTCGATCTGGGCCTTGCGCTGTCGGCCGAGAACCTCGGCGGCGCGGCGCTGACGGGAGCCGGGCTCGCCGTCCTCGCGCAGATGGGCGACTTCTTCGAATCGTGGCTGAAGCGCCGCGCCGGCGTTAAGGATTCGTCGAAGCTCATCCCCGGTCACGGCGGGGTATTCGACCGGATCGACGGGATGCTGCCGGTCGCGATCGCGGTCGGTGCGCTCGCCTCGGCAGCGGCCAACTGA
- a CDS encoding phosphatidylserine decarboxylase yields the protein MAGEILDNRGRGDAHWHWPAVHPEGRKFALITAAASFVTALLAWETLAWPLAFLTLGVLAFFRDPERVVPQGDNLIVSPADGLVSLIAQVEPPKELIVDDGSGSAGLTAGPVTRISIFMSVFDVHINRAPIGGTVRRVVYIPGKFMNADLDKASDENERQHVLVERPDGLMVGFTQIAGLIARRIVPFVKPGDLVAGGQRVGLIRFGSRVDVYLPAGTDAKVVLGQTVVAGETVLAETGTQKLIEGVSQ from the coding sequence ATGGCCGGAGAAATTCTCGATAACAGAGGCCGGGGGGACGCGCATTGGCACTGGCCGGCGGTCCATCCCGAAGGGCGCAAGTTCGCTCTCATCACCGCCGCGGCAAGTTTCGTCACCGCACTGCTCGCATGGGAAACGCTGGCTTGGCCGCTCGCATTCCTCACGCTGGGTGTTCTCGCCTTTTTCCGCGATCCCGAACGCGTTGTGCCGCAGGGTGACAACCTGATCGTTTCGCCCGCGGACGGGCTCGTGTCGCTGATCGCGCAGGTCGAACCGCCGAAGGAACTGATCGTCGACGACGGCAGCGGAAGTGCGGGCCTCACTGCGGGACCGGTGACGCGGATTTCGATCTTCATGTCGGTGTTCGACGTGCACATCAACCGTGCGCCCATCGGCGGCACGGTTCGGCGCGTGGTCTACATTCCCGGCAAGTTCATGAATGCCGATCTCGACAAGGCGAGTGACGAGAACGAAAGACAGCATGTGCTGGTCGAGCGTCCCGACGGGCTCATGGTCGGATTTACCCAGATTGCCGGCCTGATCGCGCGGCGGATCGTGCCCTTCGTCAAGCCGGGCGACCTCGTCGCCGGCGGACAGCGGGTCGGCCTGATCCGCTTCGGCAGCCGGGTCGATGTATACCTGCCGGCAGGAACCGACGCCAAGGTCGTGCTCGGACAGACGGTCGTTGCCGGAGAGACCGTGCTGGCGGAAACCGGAACCCAGAAACTGATCGAGGGCGTCAGCCAGTAA
- the rpsB gene encoding 30S ribosomal protein S2, which yields MAAPTVTMQQLIEAGAHFGHQTHRWNPRMKPYIFGARNGVHIIDLSQTVPLFARALDFIQDTVRSGGKVLFVGTKRQAQEPIAQAARASGQHFVNHRWLGGMLTNWKTISGSIKRLKSLEEQLSGDTSGLTKKEVLQLTREKDKLELSLGGIRDMGGIPDVMFVIDANKEDLAIKEAGVLGIPVVAVLDSNVDPTGIAFPIPGNDDAARAVRLYCDAVAEAASTGKGRAVVDSGADIGEMAEPPAEAAAAEAATEA from the coding sequence ATGGCGGCCCCGACCGTCACCATGCAGCAATTGATCGAGGCCGGCGCGCACTTCGGCCACCAGACCCACCGCTGGAACCCGCGGATGAAGCCGTACATCTTCGGCGCCCGCAACGGTGTGCACATCATCGACCTGTCGCAGACCGTGCCGCTGTTCGCGCGTGCGCTCGACTTCATCCAGGACACCGTCCGCTCGGGCGGCAAGGTCCTGTTCGTCGGCACCAAGCGCCAGGCGCAGGAGCCGATCGCGCAGGCCGCGCGCGCTTCGGGTCAGCACTTCGTCAACCACCGCTGGCTTGGCGGCATGCTGACCAACTGGAAGACGATCTCGGGGTCGATCAAGCGCCTCAAGAGCCTTGAGGAACAGCTTTCGGGCGACACTTCGGGCCTCACCAAGAAGGAAGTCCTCCAGCTCACCCGCGAGAAGGACAAGCTCGAGCTTTCGCTCGGCGGCATCCGCGACATGGGCGGCATCCCCGACGTGATGTTCGTGATCGACGCGAACAAGGAAGACCTCGCGATCAAGGAAGCCGGCGTGCTCGGCATTCCAGTCGTCGCGGTGCTCGATTCGAACGTCGACCCGACCGGCATCGCGTTCCCGATCCCGGGTAACGACGACGCCGCGCGCGCAGTGCGTCTCTATTGCGATGCGGTTGCTGAAGCGGCCTCGACCGGCAAGGGCCGGGCGGTTGTCGATTCGGGCGCGGATATCGGTGAAATGGCCGAGCCGCCCGCCGAGGCCGCTGCCGCCGAAGCCGCTACCGAAGCGTAA
- a CDS encoding CDP-alcohol phosphatidyltransferase family protein: MTEQPRIGPRAAEDEIPLRPRGGARGLAMRAVVPNAITAAAMCSGLTGIRFAMSDRWAEAVIAVILAGVLDGIDGRMARLLKAQSRFGAELDSLADSLSFGTAPALILFLWSLNDLSRFGWFAALAFAISGALRLARFNAQIDVSEQPHKSAGFLTGVPAPVGAGLAFLPLYLWMATGNEVFRDPLLVAPWTGLVAFLMISNLATLSWGRMRPRRDIRLPVIAVVGMVFAALLLEPWWTLVAVCAVYLATMPWSIMRYARIRRQRATAAVQSAPVDAAPNELP, from the coding sequence ATGACCGAGCAGCCGCGTATCGGCCCCAGAGCGGCCGAGGACGAAATTCCCCTTCGCCCGCGCGGTGGAGCGCGGGGACTGGCGATGCGCGCGGTGGTGCCGAATGCGATCACCGCAGCGGCAATGTGTTCGGGCCTGACGGGTATCCGTTTCGCAATGTCGGATCGCTGGGCCGAGGCGGTCATCGCGGTCATCCTCGCGGGAGTGCTCGACGGGATCGACGGACGCATGGCGCGGCTGCTCAAGGCGCAGTCGCGGTTCGGCGCGGAGCTCGACAGCCTCGCGGATTCGCTGAGCTTCGGGACGGCACCCGCACTCATCCTGTTCCTGTGGTCGCTGAACGACCTGTCGCGGTTCGGCTGGTTCGCCGCGCTCGCCTTCGCCATTTCCGGAGCTCTTCGGCTTGCGCGATTCAACGCCCAGATCGATGTGAGCGAACAGCCTCACAAGTCCGCGGGCTTCCTGACGGGCGTTCCGGCACCGGTCGGGGCCGGGCTGGCTTTCCTCCCGCTCTACCTGTGGATGGCGACCGGCAACGAGGTGTTCCGCGATCCCTTGCTTGTCGCGCCTTGGACCGGGCTCGTCGCGTTCCTGATGATTTCGAACCTGGCCACACTGAGCTGGGGCCGGATGCGGCCGCGACGGGACATCCGGCTGCCTGTCATTGCTGTCGTGGGAATGGTCTTCGCAGCGCTGTTGCTGGAGCCTTGGTGGACGCTTGTTGCAGTCTGTGCGGTCTACCTGGCGACGATGCCGTGGTCGATTATGCGGTACGCCCGAATTAGGCGGCAGCGCGCAACGGCTGCGGTCCAGTCGGCACCGGTCGACGCGGCGCCGAACGAACTGCCTTAG
- a CDS encoding 1-deoxy-D-xylulose-5-phosphate reductoisomerase produces MRSISILGATGSVGASTLDLVRRNRDRWKVVALTANCNVDELAALAREFDVDLAVVADESCLPALRASLSGTGIETAGGAGALVEAAARGADLTVAAIVGCAGLAPVMAAIEQGGTIALANKEALVSAGEVMTAAVARTGATLLPVDSEHNAIFQCLQGGRIEDVRKITLTASGGPFRTWTHAQLAAATPAQAVAHPNWDMGAKISVDSATMMNKGLEFIEAHHLFPVGLEKIGIVVHPQSVIHSMVEYRDGSTLAQLGPSDMRVPIASCLAWPRRMDTPMPPLDLVQIASLTFEAPDEARFPATRLAREAAQAGGAAPAVLNAANESAVAAFLSGKIAFTRIALTVERTLARGLPPAPASLDEVLAVDSEARARATEMMELA; encoded by the coding sequence ATGCGCTCGATCTCCATCCTCGGAGCGACCGGCTCGGTGGGGGCATCCACGCTCGACCTGGTTCGTCGCAACCGCGATCGATGGAAAGTCGTGGCGCTCACGGCCAACTGCAACGTGGATGAACTCGCCGCGCTGGCGCGGGAGTTCGACGTCGACCTTGCCGTGGTTGCCGACGAAAGCTGCCTCCCGGCGCTGCGCGCTTCGTTGTCGGGCACCGGGATCGAGACCGCCGGCGGCGCTGGTGCACTCGTCGAAGCCGCCGCGCGCGGGGCTGATCTGACCGTCGCGGCGATCGTCGGCTGCGCGGGCCTTGCCCCGGTCATGGCGGCGATCGAGCAGGGCGGCACCATCGCGCTCGCCAACAAGGAAGCACTGGTTTCCGCCGGCGAGGTCATGACCGCCGCGGTCGCCCGCACGGGCGCAACGCTCCTGCCGGTCGACAGCGAGCACAACGCCATCTTCCAGTGCCTCCAGGGCGGCCGGATCGAGGACGTCCGCAAGATCACCTTGACCGCCAGCGGAGGGCCCTTCCGTACCTGGACGCACGCGCAGCTCGCGGCGGCGACCCCCGCGCAAGCGGTCGCGCACCCCAACTGGGACATGGGCGCCAAGATCAGCGTCGATTCGGCGACCATGATGAACAAGGGGCTGGAGTTCATCGAGGCCCATCACCTGTTCCCGGTCGGCCTCGAGAAGATCGGCATCGTCGTCCACCCGCAAAGCGTGATCCACTCGATGGTCGAGTACCGCGACGGTTCGACGCTGGCGCAGCTCGGGCCCAGCGACATGCGGGTTCCCATCGCGTCTTGCCTTGCCTGGCCGCGCAGGATGGACACGCCGATGCCGCCGCTCGATCTCGTGCAGATCGCTTCGCTGACGTTTGAAGCACCCGACGAGGCCCGCTTTCCCGCCACGCGCCTCGCGCGCGAGGCGGCACAGGCGGGCGGGGCCGCGCCCGCCGTGCTCAACGCGGCCAACGAATCGGCGGTCGCGGCATTTCTTTCCGGCAAGATCGCGTTCACACGAATTGCGCTAACGGTGGAACGCACGCTCGCGCGCGGACTACCGCCGGCCCCCGCTTCGCTCGACGAAGTGCTGGCAGTGGACAGCGAGGCGAGGGCACGCGCAACCGAGATGATGGAGCTCGCCTGA
- the tsf gene encoding translation elongation factor Ts, with protein sequence MAAFTAADVKALREKTGAGMMDAKKALEASNGDIEAAVDALRAKGLATAAKKSSRTAAEGLVGVAVAGTKGVAVEVNSETDFVAKNDKFQDFVRKVTEVALSEGSADVEALKAAGYPDGGTVAEKLTDNVATIGENQQVRRLKHVSVSDGVVVPYMHNAQATNLGKIGVLVALESTADKGVLEALGKQLAMHIAAAFPQALNADGLDAEVIERERKIAAEKAAESGKPAEVQAKMVDGAISKFAKENALLSQVFVMDNKTPISEVVAKAAKDAGAPIELKDYVRFQLGEGIEKEETDFAAEVAAAVAG encoded by the coding sequence ATGGCTGCATTCACCGCTGCCGACGTGAAGGCCCTGCGCGAGAAGACCGGCGCGGGCATGATGGACGCGAAGAAGGCGCTCGAAGCCTCCAACGGCGACATCGAGGCCGCGGTCGACGCGCTGCGCGCCAAGGGCCTCGCCACGGCCGCCAAGAAGTCGAGCCGCACCGCGGCCGAGGGTCTCGTCGGCGTTGCCGTCGCGGGCACCAAGGGCGTGGCGGTCGAGGTCAACTCGGAAACCGACTTCGTCGCCAAGAACGACAAGTTCCAGGACTTCGTCCGCAAGGTCACCGAAGTCGCGCTGTCCGAAGGTTCGGCCGACGTCGAGGCGCTCAAGGCTGCGGGCTATCCCGACGGCGGCACCGTCGCCGAAAAGCTGACCGACAACGTCGCGACGATCGGCGAGAACCAGCAGGTTCGTCGTCTCAAGCACGTTTCGGTCTCGGACGGCGTCGTCGTGCCTTACATGCACAACGCGCAGGCGACCAACCTCGGCAAGATCGGCGTGCTCGTCGCGCTGGAATCGACCGCCGACAAGGGTGTGCTCGAGGCGCTCGGCAAGCAGCTCGCGATGCACATCGCCGCTGCGTTCCCGCAGGCGCTCAACGCCGACGGCCTCGACGCCGAAGTGATCGAGCGCGAGCGCAAGATCGCCGCGGAAAAGGCCGCCGAGTCGGGCAAGCCCGCCGAAGTCCAGGCCAAGATGGTCGACGGCGCGATCAGCAAGTTCGCCAAGGAGAACGCGCTGCTCAGCCAGGTCTTCGTGATGGACAACAAGACGCCCATCTCGGAAGTCGTGGCGAAGGCGGCCAAGGACGCCGGCGCGCCGATCGAGCTCAAGGACTACGTCCGCTTCCAGCTCGGCGAAGGCATCGAGAAGGAAGAGACCGACTTCGCGGCCGAAGTAGCTGCCGCCGTCGCCGGGTAA